A part of Oncorhynchus masou masou isolate Uvic2021 chromosome 30, UVic_Omas_1.1, whole genome shotgun sequence genomic DNA contains:
- the c1ql3a gene encoding complement C1q-like protein 3: MVLVLVILIPVLVNSAGTSAHYEMLGTCRMVCDPYGTKSPTATADTVRADNSLMQSLPTFITGPKGEPGRPGKAGPRGIPGDQGPPGPMGPPGEKGEPGRPGLPGPPGPNAAAGAISAATYSTVPKIAFYAGLKKQHEGYEVLKFDDVVTNLGNHYDPTTGKFTCSIPGIYFFTYHVLMRGGDGTSMWADLCKNNQVRASAIAQDADQNYDYASNSAVLHLEPGDEVYIKLDGGKAHGGNNNKYSTFSGFIIYAD, translated from the exons ATGGTGTTAGTGCTGGTGATTCTGATCCCAGTTCTGGTTAACTCCGCTGGAACTTCAGCGCACTATGAGATGCTGGGAACCTGCAGGATGGTATGTGATCCATATGGAACCAAGTCACCGACCGCTACGGCAGACACGGTGCGAGCGGACAACAGCCTCATGCAGTCTTTACCAACTTTTATAACAGGTCCGAAAGGGGAACCGGGCCGCCCGGGGAAGGCTGGACCCAGAGGCATCCCGGGTGATCAGGGCCCGCCCGGTCCGATGGGGCCACCCGGGGAGAAGGGGGAACCGGGACGGCCTGGACTACCGGGGCCACCGGGACCCAATGCCGCGGCGGGGGCTATCAGCGCGGCTACGTACAGCACCGTTCCCAAAATCGCGTTTTACGCAGGCCTTAAAAAACAGCACGAGGGCTACGAGGTGCTGAAATTCGACGACGTGGTCACTAATCTGGGGAACCATTACGACCCCACAACCGGGAAGTTTACCTGCTCCATACCTGGGATATACTTCTTCACTTATCACGTCCTGATGCGGGGAGGGGACGGAACCAGCATGTGGGCGGATCTCTGCAAAAACAATCAG GTTCGAGCCAGTGCCATAGCCCAGGACGCTGACCAGAACTATGATTATGCCAGTAACAGTGCCGTGCTGCATCTGGAGCCTGGAGACGAGGTCTACATCAAACTGGACGGGGGCAAGGCCCACGGGGGCAACAACAACAAGTACAGCACCTTCTCTGGATTCATCATCTACGCAGATTAG